A genomic segment from Verrucomicrobiota bacterium encodes:
- a CDS encoding methyltransferase domain-containing protein: MKKSGPDRIFQMASFWQTRVLQTGVLMGVFDALAGGPCTAAQLARRLGARARSLELLLNALVGIDLLAKRGQTYANTRETARYLVASSEDCIAANVAHGAYMWNSWGRLEEAVRTNAPVRHERLRNRAPEQLRAFILAMHSGGRAKGERIARALDLKGRTHLADIGGGPGTYAIMFCRAHPALRATVVDRKEVLPITREVVASYGLEERFDFLACDVAAEPRIPTRYDVAWVSNLIHSFGAHANLAMLRKVIRSLEPGGMLYLQDFLLDTTRTKPVWPAVFALNMLVHTDGGRTYTSNEVKDWFRRLGLRKVRRLKVALANGAGIIAGYKPARRQTST, translated from the coding sequence ATGAAGAAAAGCGGGCCGGACCGGATCTTCCAGATGGCCTCGTTCTGGCAGACGCGCGTACTGCAGACGGGCGTGCTCATGGGCGTGTTCGATGCGCTCGCCGGCGGCCCGTGTACGGCGGCGCAGTTGGCCCGCCGACTCGGTGCGAGGGCGCGCTCGCTCGAACTCCTGCTCAACGCGCTTGTCGGCATTGACCTGCTCGCCAAGCGCGGCCAAACCTACGCCAACACACGCGAGACGGCCCGCTACCTTGTCGCGTCGAGCGAGGACTGCATCGCCGCCAATGTCGCCCACGGCGCCTACATGTGGAACTCGTGGGGCCGGCTTGAGGAGGCGGTGCGCACGAACGCCCCCGTCCGGCACGAGCGCCTGCGCAATCGCGCGCCCGAGCAACTGCGCGCCTTCATTCTGGCCATGCACAGCGGTGGCCGTGCCAAGGGCGAGCGGATCGCCCGCGCCCTCGACCTCAAAGGCCGGACACACCTCGCCGACATCGGCGGCGGCCCGGGCACATACGCGATCATGTTCTGCCGTGCGCACCCCGCGCTGCGCGCTACCGTCGTCGATCGCAAGGAGGTGCTGCCGATCACGCGCGAGGTCGTGGCCAGCTACGGCCTCGAAGAACGCTTCGACTTCCTCGCGTGCGATGTCGCGGCCGAGCCGCGCATCCCGACACGCTACGACGTGGCGTGGGTCTCCAACCTGATCCACTCGTTCGGCGCTCACGCCAACCTCGCCATGCTGCGCAAAGTCATCCGGTCGCTCGAGCCCGGTGGCATGCTCTACCTGCAGGACTTCCTCCTCGATACGACACGCACAAAGCCGGTCTGGCCCGCCGTGTTTGCGCTCAACATGCTCGTGCACACCGACGGCGGGCGCACCTACACGTCGAACGAGGTCAAGGACTGGTTCAGGCGCCTCGGCCTGCGCAAGGTTCGCCGCCTCAAGGTCGCGCTGGCCAACGGAGCGGGCATCATCGCCGGCTACAAGCCGGCCAGGAGGCAGACGAGCACCTGA
- a CDS encoding iron-containing alcohol dehydrogenase has protein sequence MDTFSYHAPTAIRFGAGVMDELGRHIRRAEHVCVVTGRKSAEASGLRARIEKLLREAGVAHVVFGAASPNPPCTEVDAIAQRARDMKCQLVIGVGGGSAMDAAKGVAVGAANSAPVADLIDTDWPYRALPLLMIPTTAGTGSEVNQYAILTDERIDDKANLHGPDTYPYLALLDPELTLDLPVEYTVDTGVDAFCHAVEGYISRRATPLSDALAIEAITRVRHALPKVVKTPRDIEARGEMLYAACVAGLVIAQAGTTMVHALGYHLTLKHGVSHGRANAALIAHGLDFNYEAAAGKIGRVYELFGGAKDRTGVEALDAWLDALGVATSLADYGVTVEEITQYAAYVMTKGNTKSSPRVVSAGDVEQLLRTSL, from the coding sequence ATGGACACCTTCAGCTACCATGCCCCGACGGCAATTCGGTTCGGCGCCGGCGTGATGGACGAATTGGGGCGGCACATTCGGCGCGCGGAGCACGTGTGCGTCGTCACGGGGCGCAAGTCGGCCGAGGCGTCGGGGCTCAGGGCGCGGATCGAGAAGCTGCTGCGCGAGGCGGGCGTTGCGCACGTCGTCTTCGGCGCCGCGTCGCCCAACCCCCCGTGTACGGAGGTCGATGCGATCGCCCAGCGCGCGCGGGACATGAAGTGCCAGCTTGTCATCGGCGTCGGAGGCGGAAGCGCGATGGACGCCGCCAAGGGCGTCGCGGTCGGCGCGGCCAATTCGGCACCCGTGGCGGATCTGATCGACACCGACTGGCCGTATCGGGCGCTGCCCTTGCTGATGATTCCGACGACGGCCGGCACAGGCAGCGAGGTGAACCAGTACGCGATCCTGACCGACGAGCGAATCGACGACAAGGCCAACCTTCACGGCCCGGATACGTATCCATACCTTGCGCTGCTCGACCCCGAGCTGACGCTTGATTTGCCGGTCGAGTACACGGTCGACACGGGGGTGGACGCCTTCTGCCATGCCGTCGAGGGCTACATCTCTCGCCGCGCCACGCCGCTGAGCGATGCGCTCGCGATCGAGGCGATCACCCGCGTGCGGCACGCTTTGCCCAAGGTCGTGAAGACGCCCCGCGACATCGAAGCCCGCGGCGAGATGCTCTACGCCGCGTGCGTGGCCGGTCTCGTCATCGCCCAGGCCGGCACGACGATGGTCCACGCGCTCGGCTACCACCTGACGCTCAAGCACGGCGTTTCGCACGGCCGCGCCAACGCGGCGCTCATTGCCCATGGCCTCGATTTCAACTATGAGGCCGCGGCCGGGAAGATCGGCCGAGTCTACGAGTTGTTCGGCGGCGCGAAAGACCGCACGGGCGTCGAGGCGCTCGACGCATGGCTCGACGCGCTCGGCGTGGCGACCTCGCTGGCCGACTACGGTGTGACCGTTGAGGAGATCACACAGTATGCGGCCTACGTCATGACCAAGGGGAACACGAAGTCGTCGCCGCGTGTTGTCAGCGCCGGAGATGTTGAGCAACTGCTCAGGACGAGCCTCTAG